A DNA window from uncultured Methanoregula sp. contains the following coding sequences:
- a CDS encoding TIGR00297 family protein, which produces MQRQRGLGYASALVGGSILIGPYVQPPWLMALIIILFSLILWRFFDTKYISYTFCILAALYGIGLLPFFVVATTFAMLALGELVFQRSADDLNTYLYYVISTAWAGVLVMTYLHVDALLTIIFGIISAVLLKVILLKYEDSLMIEGVGIAMTMWLIQELNYEANLQMVVAAVIVGFTFGYFAFRSKTADLSGLFSAALVGIILLVFADTRWFLIMLVFFILGSAATKYKFEYKKRIGVEQGQSGARGYKNVFANGIVAAAAAVLFGVFQQPVFIVMYVGCVATAAADTLASEIGVTGGIPYLITTLKKVPIGTNGGVTLVGESVALLGGFLVSLAALLLGVITPWMLVICTIAGFVGTNIDSLVGATLENKGFLGNAGTNLLATIGGGLFALAFYLLVPL; this is translated from the coding sequence ATGCAGCGGCAGCGGGGACTCGGGTACGCATCGGCACTGGTGGGTGGCTCGATCCTCATCGGCCCCTATGTCCAGCCCCCGTGGCTGATGGCGCTCATCATCATCCTCTTCTCGCTCATCCTCTGGCGGTTCTTCGATACCAAATACATCAGTTATACGTTCTGTATCCTTGCGGCGCTCTATGGTATCGGTCTCCTCCCCTTCTTTGTCGTGGCCACAACCTTTGCAATGCTGGCCCTGGGAGAGCTGGTCTTCCAGCGGAGCGCCGACGATCTCAATACCTACCTCTATTATGTCATCTCAACTGCCTGGGCCGGCGTGCTTGTCATGACGTACCTCCACGTGGATGCGCTCTTAACCATCATCTTCGGTATCATCTCTGCCGTGCTTCTCAAGGTGATCCTGCTCAAGTACGAGGACTCGCTGATGATAGAAGGCGTGGGGATCGCGATGACCATGTGGCTGATCCAGGAGCTCAATTACGAGGCCAACCTCCAGATGGTGGTGGCAGCCGTCATTGTCGGGTTCACGTTCGGGTATTTTGCATTCCGGTCGAAGACTGCCGATCTCTCCGGTCTCTTCTCGGCGGCTCTTGTCGGGATCATCCTTCTTGTCTTTGCCGACACGCGTTGGTTCTTGATCATGCTCGTCTTCTTCATCCTCGGCTCTGCCGCAACCAAGTACAAGTTCGAGTACAAGAAGCGGATCGGCGTGGAGCAGGGCCAGAGCGGGGCCCGGGGCTACAAGAATGTGTTTGCCAACGGCATCGTTGCAGCAGCGGCAGCGGTTCTCTTCGGGGTCTTCCAGCAGCCGGTCTTCATCGTCATGTACGTGGGCTGCGTGGCAACCGCCGCTGCCGACACCCTGGCAAGCGAGATCGGTGTCACGGGAGGGATCCCGTACCTTATCACGACCCTGAAGAAAGTCCCCATCGGCACGAACGGCGGCGTGACGCTGGTTGGCGAGAGCGTTGCCCTGCTTGGGGGTTTCCTTGTTTCCCTTGCAGCCCTTCTCCTCGGGGTCATCACGCCCTGGATGCTCGTCATCTGCACGATTGCCGGGTTCGTCGGCACCAATATCGACAGCCTGGTCGGGGCTACGCTCGAGAACAAGGGATTTCTCGGCAATGCCGGTACGAACCTCCTTGCAACGATCGGCGGCGGCCTCTTTGCCCTGGCATTCTACCTGCTCGTCCCGCTTTGA
- a CDS encoding pyruvate kinase alpha/beta domain-containing protein codes for MTFVAKKCYYFDKPGGENTADAARFSIERAKELGLKTIVLASSSGKSAEVFFAAMKGSGLRLVVVTHVVGFTKPGVWEFSDEIARRLRAEGVTIVTGTHALSGLERALSRSPKVGGGSRTEAIAEALRRVVAVGLKVAVECVLIATDTGAISVEEEVIAVGGTATGADTVCVIRPANTANFFDLQVREIVAMPRVR; via the coding sequence ATGACGTTCGTTGCGAAAAAGTGTTATTATTTCGATAAACCGGGCGGGGAGAATACTGCCGATGCTGCCCGGTTCTCCATAGAGCGGGCGAAGGAACTTGGCCTGAAGACCATTGTTCTCGCCAGCAGCTCCGGAAAGTCCGCTGAGGTTTTTTTTGCGGCCATGAAGGGATCGGGTCTCCGGCTGGTTGTCGTGACCCATGTTGTCGGCTTCACGAAACCGGGCGTCTGGGAGTTTTCCGATGAGATTGCGAGGAGACTGCGGGCAGAGGGAGTAACGATCGTCACCGGGACCCATGCCCTCTCGGGTCTTGAACGCGCACTCTCGCGCTCTCCCAAAGTCGGCGGGGGTTCCCGCACGGAAGCTATCGCCGAAGCGCTCCGGAGAGTTGTGGCCGTTGGTCTCAAGGTGGCCGTGGAATGCGTGCTGATTGCAACCGACACCGGTGCAATCAGCGTTGAGGAAGAAGTCATTGCAGTCGGGGGAACCGCAACCGGTGCCGATACGGTCTGCGTGATCCGGCCGGCCAACACGGCAAATTTCTTTGACCTCCAGGTGCGCGAGATTGTGGCCATGCCCAGGGTCCGGTAA
- a CDS encoding redox-regulated ATPase YchF, whose translation MITLALAGKPNCGKSTFFKAATMANAEIANYPFTTINPNFGVAYVRTKCACANLPVKCTHCTDGNRFVAVNLIDVAGLVPDAHKGKGLGNQFLDNLRQANAILHVIDASGGTDSEGNPVGVGNHDPEVDVTFLLFEMTMWVHGILDKHWSRISRQSQGKGAVIEQGIADTFVGLGITLEDVRDVALKLKLDLVHASIEDLVPLCAEMVKISKPMLVVGNKFDEAPESLRTKLAAQKVAFASAASELALRNAAAAHIIQYLPGDEQFKIANEASLSTPQKAGLAKIAGVMKECKGTGVQQAINRAVFELLDMIVVYPVEDENHYCNKQGDVLPDAFLMRKGSTPHDLAYQVHTEIGKGFLYAIDARTKMRIKETHVLKDGDIIKIVSAAK comes from the coding sequence ATGATCACCCTTGCCCTTGCAGGAAAACCCAACTGCGGTAAATCTACCTTTTTCAAGGCAGCAACCATGGCCAATGCCGAGATCGCCAACTACCCGTTCACGACCATCAACCCCAACTTCGGGGTAGCCTATGTCCGCACGAAATGTGCCTGCGCAAACCTGCCGGTCAAGTGCACGCACTGCACGGACGGCAACCGCTTTGTTGCAGTGAACCTCATCGATGTGGCCGGGCTTGTTCCCGATGCGCACAAGGGCAAGGGCCTGGGCAACCAGTTTCTCGACAACCTCCGGCAGGCCAACGCGATCCTGCATGTCATCGATGCGAGCGGCGGGACGGACAGCGAGGGAAACCCTGTCGGGGTCGGCAACCATGATCCCGAGGTGGATGTCACGTTCCTCCTCTTCGAGATGACCATGTGGGTCCACGGGATCCTGGACAAGCACTGGTCCCGGATCAGCCGCCAGTCGCAGGGCAAGGGTGCCGTGATCGAGCAGGGGATTGCCGATACCTTCGTTGGCCTGGGCATAACTCTGGAAGACGTGCGCGACGTGGCCCTGAAACTGAAGCTCGATCTCGTGCACGCGAGCATCGAGGACCTTGTCCCGCTCTGCGCGGAGATGGTGAAGATCTCAAAGCCCATGCTCGTTGTGGGCAACAAGTTCGATGAAGCGCCCGAGTCCCTGCGCACGAAACTCGCTGCCCAGAAAGTTGCGTTTGCAAGCGCAGCCTCCGAGCTCGCGCTCCGCAATGCAGCAGCGGCCCATATCATCCAGTACCTGCCGGGCGACGAGCAGTTCAAAATTGCAAACGAAGCCTCCCTGTCAACCCCCCAGAAAGCCGGCCTTGCAAAAATTGCGGGTGTCATGAAAGAGTGCAAAGGCACCGGTGTCCAGCAGGCCATCAACCGGGCGGTCTTTGAGCTCCTGGACATGATCGTGGTTTACCCGGTGGAGGACGAGAACCACTACTGTAACAAGCAGGGCGATGTTCTGCCGGATGCCTTCCTGATGCGGAAGGGTTCCACGCCTCATGATCTCGCCTACCAGGTGCACACGGAGATCGGCAAGGGATTCCTGTACGCCATCGATGCCCGCACCAAGATGCGGATCAAGGAGACCCACGTGCTCAAGGATGGGGACATCATAAAAATTGTCAGCGCTGCCAAGTAA
- a CDS encoding HXXEE domain-containing protein: protein MDLNILWLVPIAYSIHIIEESPRFVPWAIRYFSAPKTFGQFILGNVMFMAYVIIAVFLATTYPSEWTLVLGLSTAAWIFSNFTIHAFFTLTSGEYSPGVVTAGAIYVPVALYIFASFLQANLLSGVDIVISVFLGAFIFMYIPVAIQMWRGKWRNRSGSAV, encoded by the coding sequence ATGGACCTGAATATTCTCTGGCTGGTACCTATCGCTTACTCCATCCATATTATCGAGGAAAGCCCGCGGTTTGTCCCCTGGGCGATACGGTATTTTTCGGCTCCCAAAACATTCGGGCAGTTCATTCTGGGAAACGTCATGTTCATGGCATATGTTATCATTGCCGTGTTCCTTGCAACAACATACCCTTCTGAATGGACACTGGTTTTAGGTTTATCCACTGCCGCCTGGATATTTTCAAATTTTACCATCCATGCATTCTTCACGCTCACATCCGGAGAATATTCCCCGGGTGTCGTGACCGCTGGCGCCATCTATGTTCCGGTTGCCCTGTATATTTTTGCCAGTTTCCTGCAGGCCAACCTGCTCTCCGGTGTTGATATTGTCATATCGGTTTTCCTGGGCGCTTTTATTTTCATGTACATTCCCGTGGCGATCCAGATGTGGCGGGGGAAGTGGAGAAACCGTTCGGGAAGTGCTGTATAA
- a CDS encoding AbrB/MazE/SpoVT family DNA-binding domain-containing protein encodes MVDPTRVKKSSKGIVSRPKKIQSDLGINDGDHQTIFSDDDKIIPRKAKIEIDHENPDDAWKEHAKRRLAHD; translated from the coding sequence ATGGTTGACCCAACCCGTGTAAAAAAATCATCAAAGGGAATTGTCTCCCGTCCGAAAAAGATCCAATCAGATCTCGGCATCAATGACGGGGATCACCAGACAATCTTCTCGGATGATGACAAAATTATCCCCCGGAAAGCAAAAATTGAAATTGATCACGAGAATCCGGACGATGCATGGAAAGAGCACGCGAAGAGACGGCTCGCCCATGACTGA
- a CDS encoding LytS/YhcK type 5TM receptor domain-containing protein: MDFSVLTQLNVLLQLMCVIIVAAYLLTRSRIFPEILDGRATFTTQIILVIFFGALSVYGTISGIEFMGSVVNVRDLGPMLAGLLAGPWVGIGAGLIGAAYRLSMGGITVYSCSVTAVFAGLFGGLIWLHCKKKFAGWKIAVAFAVLMEIFHMVLTLLIARPFDDALAIVERVYIPMILANAIGMFVFAYMVRNFQHEQEIQAERDALIREKKQ; encoded by the coding sequence ATGGACTTTTCCGTACTCACCCAGCTCAATGTGCTCCTGCAGCTCATGTGCGTGATAATCGTGGCAGCATACCTCCTGACCCGGAGTCGGATCTTCCCGGAGATCCTTGACGGCCGTGCCACATTCACTACCCAGATAATACTCGTCATCTTCTTTGGCGCCCTTTCCGTGTACGGCACGATAAGCGGCATCGAGTTCATGGGCTCGGTTGTGAATGTCCGCGACCTCGGCCCCATGCTCGCCGGCCTGCTTGCCGGCCCGTGGGTCGGCATTGGCGCGGGACTGATAGGCGCTGCCTACCGGCTCAGCATGGGCGGCATCACCGTCTACTCCTGCTCGGTCACCGCAGTTTTCGCCGGGCTCTTTGGCGGACTCATCTGGCTGCATTGCAAAAAGAAATTTGCCGGTTGGAAGATCGCGGTGGCCTTTGCCGTCCTCATGGAGATCTTCCATATGGTCTTAACGCTCCTCATCGCCCGGCCGTTCGATGACGCACTGGCAATCGTCGAGCGGGTATACATCCCCATGATCCTTGCAAACGCGATCGGCATGTTCGTCTTTGCCTATATGGTCCGGAACTTCCAGCACGAACAGGAGATCCAGGCTGAACGCGATGCCCTGATCCGGGAAAAGAAACAATAA
- a CDS encoding metallophosphoesterase family protein — protein MGAIIFSDVHADAEALGALASCIKDPSFSVAFGPAELLVNLGDLLHRGSRPQETLEKIHTLSQDYRLVSVLGNHDHAFLHGILVSGSDAASTYRHEQLRDSPLLSIFNTMPMDWPDRDMLFVHGGPLELGEQTLRLKCWQRLSHESGDFFTGYHYTAAMAFEALEKRGLTHLCCGHQHENICCRKTENGIVQHNLDFQPLVLEKNKKVHLEVARVPLDVPTILRVGGCHGYAPEFAYTDYKTFSFIRIISPC, from the coding sequence ATGGGTGCCATAATCTTTTCAGATGTGCACGCAGATGCAGAAGCTCTCGGCGCACTGGCTTCATGCATTAAGGATCCATCATTCTCTGTCGCGTTTGGTCCGGCCGAGCTTCTCGTGAACCTTGGCGATCTCCTGCACCGCGGCAGCAGGCCCCAGGAGACCCTTGAGAAGATCCATACCCTCTCGCAGGATTACCGGCTCGTCTCCGTTCTCGGGAACCATGACCATGCGTTCCTTCACGGGATTCTCGTAAGCGGCAGCGATGCTGCAAGCACCTACCGCCACGAACAGCTGCGGGACTCGCCGCTCCTCTCCATCTTCAATACCATGCCCATGGACTGGCCCGACCGGGACATGCTCTTTGTCCATGGCGGTCCGCTGGAGCTCGGGGAACAGACCCTCCGGCTGAAATGCTGGCAGCGCCTCTCCCACGAATCCGGCGATTTCTTTACCGGGTACCATTACACGGCAGCGATGGCGTTCGAAGCCCTGGAGAAGCGCGGGCTCACCCATCTGTGCTGCGGCCACCAGCACGAGAATATCTGCTGCAGGAAGACGGAGAACGGGATAGTCCAGCACAATCTCGATTTCCAGCCGCTCGTTCTTGAGAAGAACAAAAAAGTGCACCTGGAAGTTGCCCGGGTTCCCCTGGATGTCCCGACCATCCTCCGGGTCGGGGGCTGTCACGGGTATGCCCCCGAGTTTGCCTATACGGATTACAAAACATTCTCTTTTATCCGGATCATATCCCCGTGCTGA
- a CDS encoding nicotinamide-nucleotide adenylyltransferase translates to MNKRRGFYIGRFQPYHNGHQSVLEHIAGKVDEIIIGVGSAQLSHHPDNPFTAGERILMITRSLKSFDCPFYVIPIEDLQRNALWVSHVRAMAPPFDICYSSNPLVLQLFREAGVKVQSPAMYEREILSGTEIRNRMISGEPWEDLVPPAVVQVIKEIDGVNRLRQIVRED, encoded by the coding sequence ATGAACAAGAGACGCGGGTTCTATATCGGGAGGTTCCAGCCCTACCACAACGGTCACCAGTCGGTGCTCGAACATATTGCAGGAAAAGTGGACGAGATCATCATAGGGGTCGGGAGCGCGCAGCTCTCCCACCACCCGGACAACCCGTTCACGGCCGGCGAGCGGATCCTGATGATCACCCGCTCGCTCAAATCCTTCGACTGCCCGTTCTATGTGATCCCGATAGAAGATCTCCAGCGTAATGCCCTCTGGGTATCCCATGTCCGGGCAATGGCACCGCCGTTCGATATCTGCTATTCCTCAAACCCGCTGGTCCTCCAGCTCTTCCGGGAAGCCGGCGTCAAAGTCCAGTCCCCGGCCATGTACGAGCGGGAGATCCTGAGCGGAACCGAGATCCGCAACCGGATGATCAGTGGAGAGCCCTGGGAGGACCTGGTCCCGCCCGCGGTTGTCCAGGTCATCAAAGAGATCGATGGAGTAAACCGGTTGCGCCAGATCGTGCGCGAGGATTAG
- the larB gene encoding nickel pincer cofactor biosynthesis protein LarB: MPANRALQDLLDQYKKGELSAEAAAEAIEGLRLERVGDFACLDLGRNVRCGMPEFVLAEGKDPGHLAEIAIRLAKSAGRCVVTRVSAEQALMVQTRAADADIPVEHRESGRVLILGSAPAPAQTGGIVGIITAGTSDIRVAEEARVIAEEMGCEVRIAYDVGAAGIHRLFPALKPLLAAHAIIVCAGREGTLPAVVAGLVDKPVIGVPVSVGYGYMGQGQAALASMLQSCSVVAVVNIDAGFTAGAFAARIATMRGS, encoded by the coding sequence ATGCCAGCAAACCGGGCATTGCAGGATCTGCTAGACCAGTACAAGAAAGGGGAATTGAGTGCAGAAGCTGCAGCCGAAGCCATCGAAGGCCTCCGGCTGGAGCGGGTAGGGGATTTTGCCTGCCTCGACCTGGGGCGCAATGTCCGGTGCGGGATGCCGGAGTTCGTGCTTGCCGAAGGAAAGGACCCGGGCCATCTTGCCGAGATCGCGATAAGGCTTGCGAAGTCCGCAGGACGCTGTGTCGTGACCCGGGTGAGTGCCGAGCAGGCTCTGATGGTCCAGACCAGGGCCGCCGATGCGGACATACCGGTCGAGCACCGCGAGTCCGGCCGGGTTCTCATTCTTGGCAGCGCACCGGCCCCGGCGCAGACCGGCGGGATTGTCGGGATCATCACGGCCGGGACTTCCGATATCCGGGTGGCTGAAGAGGCCCGGGTCATAGCCGAAGAGATGGGCTGCGAAGTCCGGATCGCCTACGATGTCGGGGCTGCCGGCATCCACCGGCTCTTCCCGGCGCTCAAACCGCTCCTCGCCGCCCACGCCATCATCGTCTGCGCGGGAAGGGAAGGAACGCTGCCCGCGGTCGTTGCCGGGCTTGTCGACAAGCCGGTCATCGGCGTTCCGGTCAGCGTGGGCTACGGGTACATGGGCCAGGGGCAGGCTGCTCTTGCAAGCATGCTCCAGTCCTGCTCGGTCGTGGCCGTTGTCAACATCGATGCCGGGTTCACGGCCGGGGCCTTTGCAGCAAGGATCGCAACTATGAGGGGATCATGA
- a CDS encoding ABC transporter permease: protein MSYLVYVAIFGAVATIFLWLRDARIFFRTGLPGYRKAAYWGVLYGALAGLGLQITWHAPDYEILGLGLILAGIYLITNQKKEKVWTNEGTFQRFLGSVPIKKSNKR, encoded by the coding sequence ATGTCGTATCTCGTCTATGTCGCCATATTCGGCGCGGTTGCAACCATCTTCCTCTGGCTGCGCGATGCCCGGATCTTCTTCCGGACCGGCCTTCCCGGCTACCGGAAAGCTGCGTACTGGGGCGTCCTTTACGGAGCTCTTGCCGGTCTCGGTCTCCAGATCACCTGGCATGCGCCCGATTACGAGATCCTGGGTCTCGGCCTGATCCTTGCCGGCATCTACCTCATTACCAACCAGAAGAAGGAGAAGGTCTGGACAAATGAAGGAACCTTCCAGCGGTTCCTCGGCAGCGTGCCGATAAAAAAGTCGAACAAGAGATAA